In a single window of the Oryctolagus cuniculus chromosome 9, mOryCun1.1, whole genome shotgun sequence genome:
- the MICAL3 gene encoding F-actin-monooxygenase MICAL3 isoform X33 has translation MEERKHETMNQAHVLFDRFVQATTCKGTLKAFQELCDHLELKPKDYRSFYHRLKSKLNYWKAKALWAKLDKRGSHKDYKKGKACTNTKCLIIGAGPCGLRTAIDLSLLGAKVVVIEKRDAFSRNNVLHLWPFTIHDLRGLGAKKFYGKFCAGAIDHISIRQLQLILLKVALILGIEIHVNVEFQGLVQPPEDQENERIGWRALVHPKTHPVSEYEFEVIIGGDGRRNTLEGFRRKEFRGKLAIAITANFINRNTTAEAKVEEISGVAFIFNQKFFQELREATGIDLENIVYYKDDTHYFVMTAKKQSLLEKGVILHAVPS, from the exons ATGGAAGAGAGGAAGCATGAGACAATGAACCAAGCTCATGTTCTCTTTGACCGGTTTGtccaagccaccacctgcaagggaACTCTCAAGGCCTTCCAAGAGCTCTGTGACCACCTGGAACTGAAGCCCAAGGACTATCGCTCCTTCTATCACAGGCTCAAGTCCAAGCTTAACTACTGGAAAGCCAAAGCCCTCTGGGCAAAGCTGGACAAACGGGGCAGTCACAAGGACTACAAAAAGGGAAAGGCGTGTACTAACACCAAG TGTCTCATCATTGGAGCTGGCCCCTGTGGTCTACGGACAGCCATTGACTTATCTTTATTGGGAGCCAAGGTGGTCGTTATTGAGAAACGGGATGCGTTCTCCCGCAACAATGTCTTGCATCTCTGGCCATTCACCATACATGATCTGCGAGGTCTGGGTGCCAAGAAGTTTTATGGCAAATTCTGTGCTGGAGCCATCGACCATATCA GTATCCGTCAGCTCCAACTAATACTCTTGAAAGTAGCCTTGATCCTAGGCATTGAAATACATGTCAATGTGGAATTCCAAGGACTTGTGCAGCCTCCCGAGGATCAAGAGAATGAAC GGATAGGTTGGAGGGCACTGGTACACCCCAAAactcatcctgtatcagagtatgAATTTGAAGTGATCATCGGTGGGGATGGCCGCAGGAACACCTTGGAAG GATTTCGTCGGAAAGAGTTTCGTGGCAAACTGGCCATTGCCATTACTGCAAATTTTATTAACCGAAATACAACAGCAGAAGCCAAAGTGGAAGAGATCAGTGGTGTGGCTTTTATATTCAACCAGAAGTTTTTCCAGGAACTGAGAGAAGCTACAG GTATTGATTTGGAGAACATCGTCTACTATAAGGATGACACACACTATTTCGTAATGACAGCCAAAAAACAGAGTTTACTGGAGAAAGGCGTGATCTTGCAT GCTGTTCCATCTTga